A window from Pokkaliibacter sp. MBI-7 encodes these proteins:
- a CDS encoding branched-chain amino acid ABC transporter ATP-binding protein/permease: protein MLKQRPALLIFILVLLLSPVLLPTYQVTLLNYIGLYALVVLGLVLLTGVGGMTSFGQAAFVGLGAYASAYLTTTEQLPDWLAWAGHSPWLALLVGIALTAVVALILGALTLRLSGHYLPLGTIAWGISLYYLFGTVEQLGGHTGVSNLPVISLFGIALDKGEKMFYLIWAVLLLAIVITQNLLNSREGRAIRALKGGQLMAEAMGVNTFRSKLVIFLISALFAAISGWLYAHAQRFVNPTPFGLSMGIDYLFMALIGGVSSVWGALVGAGVLTMLKQWLQDLLPHLLGSDGQYETIIFGLLIIAVMHRSPGGLWPILMRFVPASMKHRPLLSDDRHAEVLDQRRPPRKGELILEAQDVTRRFGGLIANNNMSLQVHAGEIVALIGPNGAGKSTMFNQLSAVDTPTSGEVRFLGQSLRGKSSRQVAAMGMSRTFQHVKLLPAMTVLENVAIGAHLRGESGVLSAALRLERAEEQSLLQEARRQLQRVGLGDYLYEEAGSLALGQQRILEIARALCADPCLLLLDEPAAGLRFKEKQALAELLQKLRSEGMAILLVEHDMDFVMGLVDRIVVMEFGEKIAEGLPEEIQTNPAVLEAYLGGAE, encoded by the coding sequence ATGCTGAAACAACGTCCCGCACTGCTGATTTTCATTCTGGTGCTGCTGCTGTCTCCCGTACTGCTGCCGACCTATCAGGTCACTCTGCTCAACTACATCGGCCTCTACGCGCTGGTGGTGCTGGGGCTGGTGCTGCTGACCGGAGTGGGCGGCATGACCAGCTTTGGTCAGGCAGCTTTCGTCGGGCTGGGCGCCTACGCCTCAGCCTATCTGACCACTACAGAGCAGCTGCCAGACTGGCTGGCCTGGGCCGGACATTCCCCCTGGCTGGCACTGCTGGTCGGGATTGCTCTCACGGCGGTGGTGGCGCTGATTCTCGGTGCTCTGACCCTGCGCCTGTCCGGCCATTACCTGCCACTGGGCACCATTGCCTGGGGTATCTCTCTCTATTACCTGTTTGGTACGGTGGAACAGCTTGGCGGCCATACCGGCGTCAGCAATCTGCCGGTCATTTCCCTGTTCGGCATTGCGCTGGATAAGGGTGAGAAGATGTTCTATCTGATCTGGGCGGTCCTGCTGCTGGCCATCGTCATCACCCAGAACCTGCTCAACTCACGCGAAGGTCGCGCCATTCGTGCGCTAAAAGGCGGCCAGTTGATGGCCGAAGCGATGGGGGTCAACACCTTCCGCTCCAAGCTGGTGATCTTTCTTATCTCGGCCCTGTTCGCCGCGATATCTGGCTGGCTTTATGCCCATGCCCAGCGTTTTGTAAACCCCACTCCCTTTGGCCTGAGCATGGGCATCGACTACCTGTTCATGGCCCTGATCGGCGGTGTGTCCAGTGTCTGGGGCGCACTGGTGGGAGCCGGTGTGCTGACCATGCTCAAGCAGTGGCTGCAGGATCTGCTGCCACACCTGCTTGGCAGCGATGGCCAGTATGAAACCATCATCTTTGGCCTGCTGATTATCGCCGTCATGCACCGTAGCCCGGGTGGTCTGTGGCCCATTCTGATGCGCTTTGTGCCAGCCAGCATGAAGCACCGGCCGCTGCTCAGTGACGACCGCCATGCCGAGGTGCTGGATCAGCGTCGTCCGCCGCGCAAGGGCGAACTGATCCTCGAAGCACAGGACGTCACCCGCCGCTTTGGTGGCCTGATTGCCAACAACAATATGAGCCTGCAGGTGCATGCCGGTGAAATCGTGGCGCTGATCGGCCCCAATGGTGCCGGTAAGAGCACCATGTTCAACCAGCTGTCGGCGGTAGACACCCCGACCTCGGGTGAAGTGCGCTTCCTCGGCCAGAGTCTGCGCGGCAAGTCATCCCGGCAAGTGGCCGCTATGGGCATGAGCCGCACCTTCCAGCACGTCAAACTGCTCCCCGCTATGACCGTGCTGGAGAACGTCGCCATCGGCGCGCACCTGCGTGGAGAGAGCGGCGTACTGAGTGCGGCCCTGCGACTCGAACGCGCCGAAGAGCAGAGCCTGCTGCAGGAGGCCAGACGCCAGCTGCAGCGGGTTGGGCTGGGCGACTATCTGTATGAGGAAGCCGGCAGCCTGGCACTGGGGCAGCAGCGCATACTGGAAATCGCCCGCGCCCTCTGTGCCGACCCCTGCCTGTTACTGCTGGATGAGCCTGCCGCTGGCCTGCGCTTTAAAGAGAAGCAGGCACTGGCTGAGCTGCTGCAGAAACTGCGAAGCGAAGGCATGGCCATTCTGCTGGTGGAGCACGATATGGACTTTGTCATGGGGCTGGTCGATCGCATCGTGGTGATGGAGTTCGGTGAAAAGATCGCCGAAGGCCTGCCGGAAGAAATACAGACCAACCCCGCCGTGCTCGAAGCCTATCTGGGAGGAGCTGAATGA
- a CDS encoding ABC transporter ATP-binding protein, which yields MMNAAELLLDVRQLRVAYGKVEALSGIDLRVPKGQIITVIGPNGAGKTTLLSAIMGILPSKGEVHFDGRLQPVPEVEKLVGQGLGLVPEKRELFATMSVQDNLELGAFLRYRRGDRHLASTLAEVYSLFPRLFERRHQQAGTLSGGERQMLAIGRALMGKPQLLMLDEPSLGLAPLITREIFRIITDLRRQGVSILLVEQNARAALRVADYAYVLEGGAVAMEGPAAQLADDQRVIEAYLGLASKHQELLAS from the coding sequence ATGATGAATGCAGCCGAACTATTGCTGGATGTCCGCCAGCTGCGGGTCGCCTACGGCAAGGTGGAAGCCCTGAGCGGCATTGATCTGCGTGTTCCCAAAGGCCAGATCATCACCGTCATTGGCCCCAACGGTGCGGGGAAAACCACCCTGCTCTCGGCCATCATGGGTATCCTGCCATCGAAGGGCGAAGTGCATTTCGACGGCAGACTGCAACCAGTGCCGGAAGTGGAAAAGCTGGTGGGGCAAGGCCTCGGGCTGGTACCGGAGAAACGTGAGCTGTTCGCCACCATGAGCGTGCAGGACAATCTGGAGCTGGGGGCCTTCCTGCGTTATCGCCGTGGTGACCGCCATCTGGCCTCCACGCTGGCGGAAGTCTACAGCCTGTTTCCCCGTCTGTTTGAGCGCCGTCATCAGCAGGCAGGCACCCTGTCAGGTGGTGAGCGGCAGATGCTGGCTATTGGCCGGGCACTGATGGGCAAACCCCAGCTGCTGATGCTGGATGAGCCAAGCCTCGGGCTGGCCCCCCTGATCACCCGGGAAATTTTCCGCATCATTACCGATCTGCGCCGTCAGGGTGTCTCCATCCTGCTGGTGGAGCAGAATGCCCGGGCCGCCCTCAGGGTGGCTGACTATGCCTACGTACTGGAAGGCGGCGCCGTGGCCATGGAGGGGCCTGCAGCACAACTGGCGGATGATCAGCGGGTGATCGAGGCCTATCTGGGACTGGCCAGCAAACATCAGGAGCTGCTGGCCAGCTGA
- a CDS encoding 2-dehydropantoate 2-reductase: MTRNITRVCIAGAGAIGCALAARLASVPGLSLSMLARGDTLTAIAAGGVHLTDLDGEHQGWPQVSADPAGLGPQQLIFICTKAQALPAILRTLQPAIAADTVVVPIVNGVPWWYFKGLGHSDEASRLQSIDPLGELERLLPEQHVLGAVTFMTAQTQRPGRVISTNPHLITLGEINNQPSERLEQVRQLIAAAGIEARATDSIRDPLWTKIIANLTSNPLSVVSGATLEQLYADPQLAPLVRAILDETLLTAAAYGARIRFNPPTFMQLGAGMGAVKTSMLQDYEAGRPLELATIGEAVVELAERIGLPMPMTRHTLALTRFIAALRHNDTASP; encoded by the coding sequence ATGACGAGGAACATTACGCGGGTCTGCATTGCAGGCGCCGGTGCTATCGGCTGCGCGCTCGCCGCGCGACTGGCCAGTGTGCCGGGCCTCAGCCTCAGCATGCTGGCCCGCGGCGATACCCTGACAGCCATTGCCGCCGGGGGAGTGCATCTCACCGATCTTGACGGTGAGCACCAGGGCTGGCCGCAGGTCAGTGCTGATCCGGCCGGGCTTGGCCCGCAGCAGCTGATTTTCATCTGCACCAAAGCGCAGGCACTGCCCGCCATCCTGCGTACGCTGCAACCGGCCATTGCAGCTGACACGGTGGTGGTTCCCATCGTCAATGGCGTGCCCTGGTGGTACTTCAAAGGGCTGGGGCACAGTGATGAGGCCAGCCGCCTGCAGAGCATTGATCCGCTGGGTGAACTGGAGCGCCTGCTTCCCGAGCAGCATGTGCTGGGAGCCGTCACCTTTATGACCGCTCAGACACAACGCCCGGGGCGCGTCATTTCCACCAATCCGCATCTGATTACTCTGGGTGAAATCAACAACCAGCCCAGCGAACGACTGGAGCAGGTCCGGCAGCTGATCGCTGCGGCAGGCATTGAAGCCCGCGCCACCGACAGCATTCGTGACCCGCTGTGGACCAAAATCATCGCCAACCTGACCTCCAATCCACTGTCGGTGGTCAGCGGTGCCACGCTGGAGCAGCTCTATGCCGACCCGCAGCTGGCGCCGCTGGTACGTGCCATTCTCGACGAAACCCTGCTGACTGCAGCCGCCTACGGCGCCCGCATCCGTTTCAATCCGCCTACCTTCATGCAGCTCGGTGCCGGCATGGGGGCGGTCAAAACCTCGATGCTGCAGGACTACGAAGCTGGCCGGCCACTGGAGCTGGCCACCATTGGTGAGGCAGTGGTGGAACTGGCCGAACGTATTGGTCTGCCGATGCCGATGACCCGGCACACGCTCGCGCTTACCCGTTTTATCGCCGCGCTCCGTCACAACGACACGGCGTCACCGTGA
- a CDS encoding class II aldolase/adducin family protein: protein MNRALAVSETAIVRPDHISEEEWALRVKLAHCYHLVDFFGWTETIFNHISARLPGAAQHYLVNPFGLNYTEVTPANLLKVDLEGNKVEPSPYDANPAGFALHSAIHGAREDIHCVVHTHTNEVSAIAMKQAGFGHNDFYGAQLYGRIGYHAFEGITLFAEEKVRMLASLGDKHILVLRNHGIAVGEADIERTFFLLWTVQRAAEIQVTAGALGGADVALNTEVSQKCADLTQMLIKDSGFAVKFFNAMVRKMHAERGPGW, encoded by the coding sequence ATGAACCGTGCTTTAGCTGTCAGCGAAACGGCCATCGTTCGCCCCGACCATATCAGTGAGGAAGAATGGGCGCTGCGCGTCAAACTGGCCCATTGCTACCATCTGGTCGACTTCTTCGGCTGGACCGAAACCATTTTCAACCATATCTCGGCACGCCTGCCGGGTGCGGCCCAGCATTATCTGGTGAACCCCTTCGGTCTCAACTACACCGAAGTCACACCGGCCAATCTGCTCAAGGTCGATCTTGAGGGGAACAAGGTGGAACCCTCCCCCTACGATGCCAACCCGGCGGGTTTCGCCCTGCACAGCGCCATTCACGGTGCCCGGGAAGATATTCACTGTGTGGTGCATACCCACACCAATGAAGTCTCGGCCATTGCCATGAAACAGGCCGGTTTTGGTCATAATGACTTCTACGGCGCGCAGCTCTATGGTCGTATCGGCTATCACGCCTTCGAGGGCATCACCCTGTTTGCCGAGGAAAAGGTCAGAATGCTGGCAAGCCTGGGCGACAAGCATATTCTGGTGCTGCGCAATCACGGCATCGCGGTGGGTGAAGCGGATATTGAACGCACCTTCTTCCTGCTATGGACGGTACAACGGGCAGCAGAAATTCAGGTCACTGCCGGCGCACTGGGCGGGGCGGATGTGGCACTGAACACCGAGGTCAGCCAGAAGTGTGCCGACCTGACGCAGATGCTGATTAAAGACAGCGGTTTTGCCGTGAAATTCTTCAACGCCATGGTGCGCAAGATGCACGCCGAACGGGGGCCAGGCTGGTAA
- a CDS encoding MarR family transcriptional regulator, which yields MSETRKKRQHRYDPASEEFQKEEFPFYWLARVHGRYSLAMEKALKKAGVDIPRWRILFILKEEGHSSISEIAEHAIAKLPTITKIVYRMKADGLVDTQTSAEDGRVTVVSLTEAGWDTIARIQEVTGTLFRQSFKGMTEAQINRLNGMLETIFNNLPEH from the coding sequence ATGAGCGAAACACGAAAGAAGCGCCAGCACCGTTACGATCCCGCCAGCGAAGAATTCCAGAAGGAAGAGTTCCCCTTCTACTGGCTGGCAAGGGTTCACGGTCGCTACAGCCTCGCCATGGAAAAGGCGCTGAAGAAGGCAGGCGTTGATATTCCCCGCTGGCGCATCCTGTTTATCCTCAAGGAAGAAGGCCACTCCAGCATCTCTGAAATTGCTGAGCACGCCATCGCCAAGCTGCCCACCATCACCAAGATTGTCTACCGCATGAAGGCGGACGGTCTGGTGGATACCCAAACAAGTGCCGAAGATGGCCGTGTGACGGTAGTGTCTCTCACCGAAGCAGGCTGGGATACCATCGCCCGCATTCAGGAAGTCACCGGCACCCTGTTCCGTCAGAGCTTCAAAGGCATGACCGAGGCGCAGATCAACCGCCTCAACGGCATGCTGGAAACCATCTTCAACAACCTGCCCGAACACTGA